The following are encoded in a window of Actinomycetota bacterium genomic DNA:
- a CDS encoding ATP-binding protein: protein MAAEPEPGGELAGLLTGLADQVARAVARRRAVDPEPEDRFRGLYVSDAHVDVLLAGGRPGVGPEAGSGSPAVLPGGTFARLAACFELVALDLGLLLVALAPDLDPRFEQLYGYLHDDVSRRRASTGLALELCGIKLADGAGRGRFHPSAPLVSGGLLLVEEPDRPFLTRPLRVPDRVTGFLLGDGTPDPLLEALRSTPVIGAADPAPVRRCLAAGARLVYLREGTGSAAAGLGAAALQEGGGAAVVLDLHRADAADLVELAGVAGREARLLGGGLVVGPLEAVGERVRSLVRALAMCRCPVVLHGTPAWDPAWTRAVPALLDAPAPGAGERIALWRSALDSAAGLVDPAAIAGQFRLSPEQVFRAADAARHRAVAEERPLSPADLQAGARAQNAAGLERLARRIRPQVGWTDLVLPAVVLAQLHELAMRAGHREQVLDTWGMGARSSRGRGITAVFAGDSGVGKTLSAEVLAAELGLDLYVIDLSSVVDKYIGETEKNLDRIFAEADRVNGVLLFDEADALFGKRSEVRDAHDRYANVEVAYLLQRMETFEGLAILTTNLRSNLDDAFTRRLDAIVDFPMPEEDDRLRLWQANLPSGLPVAGDLDTRFLAKAFAVSGGNIRNIALSAAYLAAGAGRGVEMADLVRATEREYRKLGRLCVPAEFGAYYPLIATPA from the coding sequence ATGGCAGCTGAGCCGGAGCCGGGCGGCGAGCTCGCCGGGCTTCTCACCGGGCTCGCCGACCAGGTGGCCCGGGCCGTCGCCCGGCGGCGGGCCGTCGATCCCGAGCCCGAGGACCGGTTCCGGGGGCTCTACGTGTCCGATGCCCACGTTGACGTGCTCCTGGCCGGCGGCCGGCCGGGGGTCGGTCCCGAGGCGGGGTCGGGGAGCCCGGCGGTGCTGCCCGGGGGTACCTTCGCCCGGCTGGCGGCCTGCTTCGAGCTGGTGGCCCTGGACCTCGGGCTCCTGCTGGTGGCACTCGCCCCCGACCTTGACCCGCGCTTCGAGCAGCTCTACGGCTACCTGCACGACGACGTCTCCCGCCGGCGGGCCAGCACCGGGCTGGCGTTGGAGCTGTGCGGGATCAAGCTGGCCGACGGCGCCGGCCGGGGCCGCTTCCATCCCTCCGCACCGCTGGTGTCGGGGGGGCTGTTGCTGGTCGAGGAGCCCGACCGGCCGTTCCTCACCCGCCCCCTCCGGGTGCCCGACCGGGTGACCGGGTTCCTCCTGGGCGACGGGACGCCCGACCCGCTCCTGGAGGCCCTGCGCTCCACCCCGGTGATCGGGGCCGCAGACCCCGCCCCGGTGCGCCGGTGCCTCGCGGCGGGGGCCCGGCTGGTCTACCTGCGGGAGGGCACCGGGTCGGCGGCTGCCGGGCTGGGGGCCGCTGCGCTGCAGGAAGGGGGCGGCGCCGCGGTGGTGCTGGACCTGCACCGGGCCGACGCCGCCGACCTCGTCGAACTGGCGGGGGTGGCCGGCCGGGAGGCCCGGTTGCTGGGCGGCGGGCTCGTGGTGGGGCCGCTGGAGGCGGTGGGGGAGCGGGTGCGCTCCCTGGTCCGGGCGCTGGCAATGTGCCGGTGCCCGGTGGTGCTCCACGGGACCCCGGCCTGGGACCCGGCCTGGACCCGGGCGGTGCCCGCGCTCCTGGATGCCCCGGCGCCCGGCGCCGGGGAGCGCATCGCCCTGTGGCGCTCCGCTCTCGACAGCGCCGCCGGGTTGGTGGATCCCGCGGCGATCGCCGGGCAGTTCCGCCTATCGCCCGAGCAGGTCTTCCGGGCCGCCGATGCCGCCCGCCACCGGGCGGTGGCCGAGGAACGGCCGCTCAGCCCGGCCGACCTCCAGGCGGGGGCCCGGGCGCAGAACGCCGCCGGGCTGGAGCGCCTCGCCCGCCGCATCCGCCCGCAGGTGGGCTGGACCGACCTGGTGCTCCCGGCGGTGGTGCTGGCCCAGCTCCACGAGCTGGCCATGCGCGCCGGCCACCGGGAGCAGGTCCTCGACACCTGGGGGATGGGGGCGAGATCGTCCCGGGGGCGGGGCATCACCGCGGTCTTCGCAGGCGATTCCGGAGTGGGCAAGACCCTGTCGGCCGAGGTGCTGGCTGCCGAGCTGGGCCTCGACCTCTACGTCATCGACCTGTCCAGCGTGGTGGACAAGTACATCGGCGAGACCGAGAAGAATCTCGACCGGATCTTCGCCGAGGCGGACCGGGTCAACGGTGTGCTGCTCTTCGACGAGGCCGACGCCCTCTTCGGCAAGCGCTCCGAGGTGCGCGACGCCCACGACCGCTACGCCAACGTCGAGGTGGCCTACCTGCTGCAGCGCATGGAAACCTTCGAGGGCCTGGCCATCCTGACGACGAACCTGCGCTCCAACCTGGACGACGCCTTCACCCGGCGCCTGGACGCCATCGTCGACTTCCCGATGCCCGAGGAGGACGACCGCCTGCGCCTGTGGCAGGCCAACCTGCCGTCCGGGCTCCCGGTCGCCGGCGACCTGGACACCAGGTTCCTGGCCAAGGCGTTCGCCGTATCGGGCGGCAACATCCGCAACATCGCCCTGTCCGCCGCCTACCTGGCCGCCGGGGCCGGGCGGGGGGTGGAGATGGCCGACCTGGTCCGGGCCACCGAGCGGGAGTACCGCAAGCTGGGCCGCCTGTGCGTCCCGGCCGAGTTCGGGGCCTACTACCCCCTCATCGCCACGCCGGCCTGA
- a CDS encoding DUF4255 domain-containing protein, whose amino-acid sequence MIHDIDESLRALVRRDVLNGANVEVSFEAPSKEWSARRNAPTVNLYLYDIREDVSRRGAQYEELRNERGMVVERRPPPRLFRLSYLVTAWTQRPEDEHRLLSAMLACFLPLDALPVDILRGEAGDLVRPLTVTVGLPLPADRNISDVWSAMGGELKASLDLVITAPFETRRTRPIGPPVREERILVAGMAPEPGGPRLPGSPPPEPLVRKVAEDQMEAAGDPETRTVRVRRVQPNGS is encoded by the coding sequence ATGATCCACGACATCGACGAGTCGCTCCGCGCCCTGGTGCGCCGCGACGTGCTGAACGGGGCCAACGTGGAGGTCTCCTTCGAGGCCCCGTCCAAGGAGTGGTCCGCCCGGCGCAACGCCCCCACGGTCAACCTGTATCTCTACGACATCCGGGAGGACGTCAGCCGGCGGGGGGCGCAGTACGAGGAGCTCCGCAACGAGCGGGGCATGGTGGTGGAGCGGCGTCCGCCGCCCCGGCTGTTCCGCCTCTCCTACCTGGTGACGGCCTGGACGCAGCGCCCGGAGGACGAGCACCGCCTGCTCTCCGCCATGCTGGCGTGCTTCCTGCCGCTGGACGCCCTGCCGGTGGACATCCTGCGCGGCGAGGCCGGCGACCTGGTCCGCCCGCTCACGGTGACCGTCGGCCTGCCGCTGCCCGCCGACCGCAACATCTCCGACGTGTGGTCGGCGATGGGGGGCGAGCTGAAAGCGTCCCTCGACCTGGTCATCACCGCCCCCTTCGAGACCCGTCGCACGCGACCCATCGGCCCACCGGTACGGGAGGAGCGCATCCTGGTGGCCGGGATGGCCCCGGAGCCGGGGGGCCCGCGGCTCCCGGGCAGCCCCCCGCCGGAGCCCCTCGTCCGCAAGGTGGCCGAGGACCAGATGGAAGCCGCCGGGGACCCGGAGACCCGCACGGTCCGGGTGCGCCGGGTGCAGCCGAATGGCAGCTGA
- a CDS encoding PKD domain-containing protein, with product MSAAARAVTRPGALACTLALIAGLLGVAVTVLRPRPAAAAPGGDPIAYAVTWVGFTQSTSTVHAIDTVTQKQVGSVVVGGVAGGIAITPDAKLALVPAGPFALTAAFRPPGALASGGTLNAISTATNKVVASAPIGANPVDIAVGPDGTAYVVDGFDSATTGGITPVTVGAGPTLTEQPTINLPTSAAPTLDAVTPDGKTLLVLGQDSVLYAFNLPAGTLAGQVSVPSGDSQFGPSLVVSPDGSTAYLTSIGAAGGDIAPIALKPTLALGTPIALPPNAQPSQLAIGTTPAGTSTLFATDAAANSLYSIPLANPTTVKTLALSVSPHGLFVTPDGATVEITTTGDETVSVTGAGSPPGTLGPCLLAQSCPPGMNQIAITPDQAPAAEFASTPGPPGKPSTFDASPSTVAYGSITTYDWDFGDGSPHQSGASPTASHTYSQSGQYSVVLTETDSAGTTVSTSPPSTIFTGKTMSRQGSTSARVTHRITVSTSIIPTSTASATPTTTASPLPSPPPGFSPKITLSPAVGPPGTVVAVDGTGFPASSAVALVWSPGIGRTTVTTDAHGTFTGRQVLIFPKDRLGPRTLTADPFPTATAAFLVVPPPLAPGGVEQILPQLVYRG from the coding sequence ATGAGCGCGGCGGCGAGAGCGGTCACACGGCCGGGCGCGCTCGCCTGCACCCTGGCGTTGATCGCCGGCCTCCTGGGCGTCGCCGTGACCGTCCTGCGGCCCCGGCCCGCAGCAGCCGCGCCGGGCGGGGACCCGATCGCCTACGCCGTCACGTGGGTGGGATTCACCCAGTCGACCTCGACGGTCCACGCCATCGACACCGTGACCCAGAAGCAGGTGGGCTCGGTCGTGGTGGGCGGGGTCGCCGGCGGCATCGCCATCACGCCGGACGCCAAGCTGGCCCTGGTCCCGGCGGGCCCCTTCGCCCTCACCGCCGCCTTCCGCCCGCCCGGGGCCCTGGCCTCGGGCGGCACGCTGAACGCCATCAGCACGGCGACCAACAAGGTGGTCGCCTCGGCCCCGATAGGAGCCAACCCGGTTGACATCGCGGTCGGCCCGGACGGGACGGCGTACGTCGTCGACGGGTTCGACAGCGCCACGACCGGTGGGATCACACCCGTCACCGTGGGAGCGGGGCCCACGCTCACCGAGCAGCCGACCATCAACCTCCCCACCAGCGCCGCGCCCACGCTCGACGCCGTCACCCCGGACGGCAAGACCCTCCTCGTGCTGGGCCAGGACTCGGTCCTGTACGCCTTCAACCTCCCGGCGGGGACCCTGGCCGGTCAGGTGAGCGTGCCATCCGGCGACAGCCAGTTCGGGCCGTCCCTGGTGGTCTCCCCCGACGGCAGCACCGCATACCTGACGTCAATCGGGGCAGCGGGCGGCGACATCGCGCCCATCGCTCTCAAGCCCACGCTCGCCCTGGGCACCCCCATCGCCCTGCCCCCCAACGCCCAGCCCAGCCAGTTGGCCATCGGGACGACCCCGGCGGGCACGAGCACACTGTTCGCCACCGACGCCGCGGCCAACTCCCTGTACTCGATCCCGCTGGCGAATCCGACCACGGTCAAGACGCTGGCGTTGTCCGTGAGCCCCCATGGCCTGTTCGTGACCCCCGACGGCGCCACTGTCGAGATCACCACCACCGGCGACGAGACGGTCTCGGTCACCGGCGCCGGGAGCCCGCCCGGCACCCTCGGCCCCTGCCTGCTGGCGCAGAGCTGCCCCCCGGGCATGAACCAGATCGCCATCACGCCCGACCAGGCACCGGCAGCGGAGTTTGCCTCCACTCCAGGTCCCCCCGGCAAGCCCAGCACGTTCGACGCCTCGCCGTCGACGGTGGCCTACGGCAGCATCACCACCTACGACTGGGACTTCGGCGACGGCAGCCCCCACCAGTCCGGGGCGTCACCCACGGCGTCCCACACCTACAGCCAGTCGGGCCAGTACTCGGTGGTGCTGACGGAGACGGACTCGGCGGGGACCACGGTCTCGACGTCGCCCCCCAGCACCATCTTCACCGGGAAGACCATGAGCCGGCAGGGCTCCACCAGTGCCCGGGTCACGCACCGGATCACCGTGTCCACCTCCATCATCCCGACCAGCACCGCCTCGGCCACACCCACGACGACAGCCTCGCCGCTGCCCTCCCCGCCGCCCGGGTTCAGCCCGAAGATCACCCTGAGCCCGGCGGTCGGGCCGCCGGGAACGGTGGTCGCCGTCGACGGGACCGGGTTCCCGGCGAGCAGCGCCGTCGCCCTGGTCTGGTCGCCGGGCATCGGCCGGACGACGGTGACCACCGATGCCCATGGCACCTTCACCGGCCGCCAGGTCCTCATCTTCCCCAAGGACCGGCTCGGGCCCCGGACCCTGACCGCCGACCCGTTCCCGACCGCCACCGCCGCCTTCTTGGTGGTGCCGCCCCCGCTGGCCCCGGGGGGCGTCGAGCAGATCCTCCCGCAGCTGGTCTACCGCGGGTAG
- a CDS encoding YkgJ family cysteine cluster protein — MGAEATDTRPADNRELERQLERSSMFTQASLQKVVAQITDTRDVLAELVAILRARGILEGADTDEKEEVIEATAPAPDLAPDLAPPDRRPPGQRPSMEEGKVWRWPAIALGVDTDEHSEPVNCAERLHICQAVCCRLTFALTGPEVDAGKVRWDLGFPYHIRHDDHGTCVHNDPDGGGCTVYADRPGVCRRYSCAHDARIWTDFAAMELNHEWIEANLGRGERIRVSGPAAQEQ, encoded by the coding sequence ATGGGCGCCGAGGCGACGGACACCCGGCCGGCTGACAACCGGGAGCTGGAGCGCCAGCTGGAGCGCTCCAGCATGTTCACCCAGGCCTCGTTGCAGAAGGTGGTCGCCCAGATCACCGACACCCGCGACGTCCTGGCCGAACTCGTGGCGATCCTGCGGGCGAGGGGCATCCTGGAGGGAGCAGACACGGACGAGAAGGAGGAGGTCATCGAAGCCACCGCGCCCGCCCCCGACCTCGCACCCGACCTTGCCCCGCCTGACCGGAGGCCCCCCGGGCAGCGCCCCTCGATGGAGGAGGGCAAGGTCTGGCGCTGGCCGGCCATCGCGCTGGGCGTGGACACCGACGAGCACTCGGAGCCGGTCAACTGCGCCGAGCGCTTGCATATCTGCCAGGCGGTGTGCTGCCGGCTGACCTTCGCTCTGACCGGGCCGGAGGTGGATGCCGGCAAGGTGCGCTGGGACCTGGGGTTCCCGTACCACATCCGCCACGACGACCACGGCACGTGCGTCCACAATGACCCCGACGGGGGCGGGTGCACCGTGTATGCCGACCGCCCGGGCGTCTGCCGGCGTTACAGCTGCGCCCACGACGCCCGGATCTGGACCGACTTCGCCGCCATGGAGCTCAACCACGAATGGATCGAGGCCAACCTGGGCCGGGGCGAGCGGATCCGGGTCTCCGGCCCGGCCGCCCAGGAGCAGTGA
- a CDS encoding response regulator transcription factor translates to MPEGIPVFVYAGDPISQAGMATQLRGRTELRVVDEHEVDAAAVAVVVADAVDESLARAIKALQRNRCPRVVVVATQLDDAGLLTAVEAGACGLLRRSEATPDQVVAAVTKAAAGNGALPPDLLGRLLEQVGQIQRQILEPRGFRVSGLTEREVQVLRLVADGHNTAEIARQLAYSERTIKNVIQDVITRFQLRNRSHAVAYAVRQGFI, encoded by the coding sequence ATGCCTGAAGGCATCCCGGTGTTCGTCTACGCCGGCGACCCCATCTCGCAGGCCGGGATGGCGACCCAGCTGCGGGGACGGACCGAACTCCGGGTGGTCGATGAACACGAGGTGGACGCCGCTGCGGTCGCCGTGGTGGTGGCCGATGCAGTGGACGAAAGCCTGGCCCGCGCCATCAAGGCGCTGCAGCGCAACCGGTGCCCGCGGGTGGTCGTCGTGGCCACCCAACTGGACGACGCTGGCCTGCTGACTGCGGTCGAGGCGGGCGCCTGCGGGCTGCTGCGGCGCTCGGAGGCGACCCCCGACCAGGTGGTGGCCGCCGTGACCAAGGCGGCCGCCGGCAACGGGGCCCTGCCGCCCGATCTCCTGGGCCGCCTGCTGGAGCAGGTGGGCCAGATCCAGCGCCAGATCCTGGAGCCCCGGGGGTTCCGGGTCTCGGGCTTGACCGAGCGCGAGGTGCAGGTGCTCCGGCTCGTGGCCGACGGGCACAACACCGCCGAGATCGCCCGCCAGCTGGCCTACTCCGAGCGGACGATCAAGAACGTGATCCAGGACGTGATCACCCGCTTCCAGCTGCGCAACCGGTCGCACGCGGTGGCCTACGCCGTGCGCCAGGGGTTCATCTGA